The Methylomusa anaerophila genome has a segment encoding these proteins:
- the trhA gene encoding PAQR family membrane homeostasis protein TrhA, producing MEERLNAVTHGTGTILAIAGLIALTVKAYQSGSIWHLLSFSVYGASLVLLFLASTLYHSAVNEKLKYIFKVFDHAAIYLLIAGTYTPFTLIVLHGNLGWTIFGAVWALACIGIVFQLFFARRFKLLSTICYLILGWFMVIAIKPLVAALPTAGLVWVIAGGILYTVGTIFYLARRIPYSHAIWHLFVLAGSASFFITVLCYVLPIRVI from the coding sequence ATGGAAGAAAGACTTAATGCAGTTACCCATGGGACAGGAACCATTTTAGCTATAGCCGGGCTTATTGCGCTTACTGTAAAGGCTTATCAGAGTGGCAGCATTTGGCATCTGCTAAGTTTTAGTGTATATGGTGCCTCCTTGGTTCTGTTATTTCTCGCTTCGACACTTTATCATAGTGCTGTAAACGAAAAATTAAAGTATATCTTCAAAGTGTTTGATCATGCGGCAATTTACTTATTGATTGCAGGTACGTACACTCCCTTTACCCTTATAGTCCTTCATGGAAATTTAGGGTGGACTATCTTCGGCGCTGTTTGGGCGTTGGCTTGCATCGGCATAGTTTTTCAGCTCTTTTTCGCCAGACGGTTTAAGCTTCTTTCCACCATTTGTTACCTTATTTTGGGATGGTTTATGGTTATCGCCATAAAACCGCTCGTAGCCGCCTTACCTACAGCCGGCCTGGTATGGGTAATTGCCGGCGGAATTTTATACACGGTAGGAACTATATTTTACCTTGCCCGCCGAATTCCCTACAGTCATGCAATATGGCATCTGTTTGTTCTTGCCGGTAGCGC